gttttatttattcaccCTCTATAATTATTTGGATACAATCTTATctgaaatatattaaaagttaacaaataaacacaaatcaatctataattatttataaataaataaataaataaacgaaaatgataatatattaacatagttcaacattgtcataaaattaaagacaataaatatagatatttCTTTAGAATGGGTTAAAgtataaatataaacataagaatggatcataaaattaaataaataataaaaatgattaatttaaagattatataacaaaatatatatatatatatatatatatatatatataaaaatatatatatatatatataaatattttaattgaaatatgtttatttatagATGAATCCtgaactattaaaaaaaataaaaatatatataaattatgatataacAACAAATAAACTGAACTTAAAATatgctttttaaaattatatatatatatatatagctataataacttaaattaaataatgtataaatcataattaaaatagtataaaatgtATCCATAGTTATATGTTAGCCTATTTTAATGTGTTttcaaataatatgaaatattaaggtatttttaaaatatatatatatataaacgaaattaaacaaaagaaattaaaaataataaaataacaaatatatatatatatatatatataaaagaaactaaaccaacaaattaaaaataataaaataaaatagaaacatATATTTTCTCAGGCGCTAGTGTTCTTCGAACACGTTCAAAGTTAAAgggtaaaaataataaattttttcttttttgatgcttaaaaatgttgattcatctttaaattttcagcGTGTTGACGGCTATATTTTGAACTagtaatatataaaataaaatcttcttCAATATATCAAAGATTACCTATGTCATCTATTTAAATGTCGGCTCAACAATTAATAGCAATTTTTCTACCGTCAAGGCGTTCAAATCTTCAAGCTttcacatttaaaatatttatccgatcaaatatattaaaagtttagatatCTTTCTTGACTACGTAGCATTGCGATGACTACATCCTTACGTATCAGCAGCATTCTAATGTGAATAATAACGAGAGTGAAATTCAAGTTTTCTTAATAACGTTgtttacttttcttcttcttttttaatttttaaattctatttgaGAACTATTTCAatgtatataattaatatatataaaaagtatttatcaAACTGACTTTAGAGATTGGCattctttttggattttgtaattaaaaaaaaaaaatacttggaATATCTACAGCACATCAAAGAAAATACCcaataattattgtttttttttttaatattaacttcaaaactgttttatttttagttcccagaaattcaaaacttatataataataataataataataataataataataataactacaTACATTTAATGTGGTAACTAAGTCAATGATAGTTTATGTATGCCTATAGTTCCGGgcaatctttttctttttattttttattttaatttgtataagtcaattaaaatttaattattctaaaaatattacttttttcttGTGTTAAGTCTCAATCGAATATAATTTACTCAAAtgattcttgattttgaaaaagaaatgtcgGGTTAAGATTAAacacttaaaataaatataaatgttttaaagctttttatTGTATGATATTAATCAGGACAAGCTTATATGTAATTGAAATTGATTGTCCTTGACCGAACATGTTCGTGTTGACTTTTTTAATGTCCAATAATTACCTAGTCCGCCTCATGCGTCAAGTTTGAAATTCAAAgcaattaatttgaaagtttattagtagcataaataaatatatatatatatatatatatatttaaagcaattaattaaatattgcaTAGGTTGTTAattgtgttttgttttaagaaaaataagttgatattaaatataattaattttgaataaacgCAGTTGTTTTGAGTTTCAGATTAATTCCATTTGGTTCTTTGtgtaatttctttattttcaacaaacaatccataaattaataatcCCAGGGGAAAACTTGCAGAGAATTAACGAAATTAAATTGCTCCGATCAATGTTTGTTGGATTTCTGATGGCGAGACCCGCCGATGGGGCGGCCAAACACGCCGCAGAATCCGCAGCCGGTGAACTTCGGTGAAGATGGGTCCCCCATACTTGGCGTTGGCGACGGCGATATAACCTCCATACGGTGGACGGTGGAAGATCGGGTTCCTTCAGAGGTGGCGGTGGATCCGACGCTGCGACAAGTCCTCAACTCTTTGGAAAGAGAAACGACGTCGGGTTGAAGGTGTTCTTCATAGTGACGCTTTGTGGGTTTCAATTCGCCGCTGTAGAATCTGTCGTCCCAGACCAAGCCGGAGGAGCCCTGACGCCGGAACGACACGGCGGACCTCTGTAAGCCCGTCATGTTTATTCTAAAATCTGAGAcccaaaaaaaaggaaagaaggagaagaaatagaagaagaTGCGCGTTTTGGgagttctttttctttccttttttttctaaatattattattatttatatatatatatatatatatatatatatataatttattttgttatgttttctgTTGGCCTTTATTTTGGTTTATAAAACAGAGGACGATGCAATTTGGGTAAAAATAGGAAATTTTAATGGCAACtgaattttctgtttctttttttctttaaaaaaaaaacaaaacttttcttaaaaaaattagttgacCAATTCAGTTACCATGTTTCTCTCCCATGTTCTTCTTTCATCCtttgttttcatttgatttcgacataaaatttagaatgagaaataataaaattataacccACCTTACCAAacactaaataaatatcacatgttgtgaattaaaaataataacaatatattttcataCGAATGAGAAACTTtagtataataaaattttcaaaaaattatctGAGTTTTGAATATAGTTTTCATTAAATGTATTGAATCCTTATTTATGTTTCTCatttatgttaatttataattaattactttaattcTTGTAAATGAATTATcactattaaaatatttaaaccaGTTGATGAAAAGATAAAGGGAAGCACTGAAGGGTATAAAAGTGTAAATACAAACTATAGGATTCATCACTAATATGTATTATATCATTAGACTACGTACACACCCTAATATGTCATCTTGTTTATGTTGATATTTAAAGTTGAACATGTGAAGTGGAAGATTTGAAGGGTATATGCTATGATGAATTGAGCAGCTCCGGGGCAGATGAACACACTcttaatactaaaaaaatggCAAAGTCAACACATGAGAGGGACCCCATCAAGTTAAGCTTCTGGTTCAGCTACCTCTAACTAAGAAAGACAAGATTTATGGCACCTACAAGCCCAGGATTCAGTAACAGTATCTAATTTCTTTTGACAATATCACAATTAGCACATCATAGATTTGAAGAAAAACGAACTATTTGCCATTACACCAACTTATTCAGCTAACTAATTATTTCCTTCACAAGCTTCTCCACCTTCCTTTTGTCTTTAAGGATATCACTCAAAGGTTTTGGCCCTCTAAAGTCAGCCGAGGACGAAGCACATCCGATCGAATGACGTTTTTTCATCGACAAGCCTCtgttttcttctacttttctCTTCTCGTCCTTGATCTGAGAAAGGGTCTTTGGTCCTTTAAATGGAACAGACTTCAGATTGAATCCATGATCCCTTGGAACGGGTTCCCTCGACACAGGTCTTCTTGAGATGTTGGACAGCGGATGTTGTCGTCTGGCCAATCTATATCCGTCGTAATACCTGCAGGGCTTGTATTGTCTAGAGTGCCTAAAAGATCGATAACCACTAATACTATTTGAAAAGGTTAAATTTTCTGAGAGTGATTCTCCAGAAACCTTCCCCACATGTAATGGCAGTCTTCTTCCAAGGGTTGGGTGATATAAACCATCCTTCCAAGGTTTTGCAAAGTTTCTACTTGTTCGACGAGACATTCCgtttcttctccttgataaacCAATAATTGAACCATTTCCAGAAACACCGTCTCTCTGCAGATAACTTCGAAGATCGGTACGATTCCATTCCTCTGAATCTATATTCATGAGTgtgagctttctctttcgagtaAACAAGGACTTGATAAGTTTCCCTCTCGAGCAGCTGATAACGTTCCTGTCATTGGAAAGGACAGAATTGCGCTCTAAATGGTCATATGAGTGCATCTCACGTTCATAAAGAAGTTCTAAATCAGAATGCATGGGCTCATATGCAATATAGTCTTCATCGTCGTCCCTGCATAATTCAGTATCCAGTTCTCTTTGCTCCAGATTAGTTGATAGAAGGTACTCTGAATCATCATCACTATCCAAATTCTCCGACTCGTGGCCTACAACAACATCAAAGCCAGTGGATGACTCCAAGGGGTTTTCGTCCTCTGAACTGTCCATCATTGGCTCCTCATAACTCTGATCTGCAACTACATGTACATGAGATCTACTATATTTAGATCCTTCAGTCAGAGGTAAGGAGACAGGCTCATCAACAGCCACTTTTTCACACTCGGGCAACGAGATCTTTGCACAGGCACTTCTAATCGAAACATTTTCAGCAGAGGGATGACTGAGACTCTCCCGAAATGTCCCCTCAATTGTTGGACCAACTACTTTTTTGGATGGATGAAGAAATGCATCTGCATCTGTAGAGGCTAGTCCATTTTTGTGAGATGAAGCTGTTTTATCTTCAGAGGAAGATGTATTGCCTATCTTAGTAGATCTTGCAGCAACAGGAATATCATTGCCATGCAAAAAAGTGCATGTATCGCCTTTACTGCAGAAgccattgaaataaaaataacaggGAATATTTGTCTTATTCACAGGTACAGAAGATTGAGAAGATTCAAACACTTTTCCAGCAGCACCATCCATTGGCTaaggagaaaaaggaaagcacaaattttaaaaacaatgttGTTACATAATGAGAGCACGATAAAGTTCCAAGAAGACCATCAACTCAAATTAACAATCACGAGGCGAAAGGTAACAGGAACTGTTAGTTCAACAAAGAGGAAAAGTTAATATCTAAAGTATAAACAGATGGAGGTATCCAGTTAATAAATCATTCAAGGATTTGGCATAAATTTACGAACAAAGCATCCTTAATAAAGATCACATGAAAGGTATCCAGCTACTTGTGTTCTCCACCTCGAACACTGTGTACTGGACCGggtcaataaaatattataacatttGAAACAATCTACTAGAATGCATGAGATTCTTCAGAAGGCTTAATAAATTCCTGTAGGGATCTATTTACTCCAGCCTGGCTTCCATTAGATGTTTACACAGCACGATCATTCAACAAATAGATATATACATCACTATAACTAATCTCATATCATTCACAGATTATGCTCGTTTATGTACGAAGGTGATGACAATAGGACTAAGGCCCCTTTTCATGTTGATGGAAAGAACAAAGTTTAACAAATTCTCAAGAGCCATTCAAacctaaatatttaaattgctAGCTCTAAGAACAGTCTATAAAGACCGGCATTGTTTATTGCATAAcaaagtaaacaaaaacagatCACTTCGACAATTGTTTTTCTTAAATCGGCACCATAAATCGACTACAGCATTACTTGCTTTCCAAATAAACTTAcgatccaaaagaaaaaagaagaagaataatcTAATTCTACCCAACAATATAGGCATGCCTAGGCATAGATTTGTGATAACAGATACCTAAGTTATGGGGATTGAATCTTTGAGCAAAAGCATAACGACGGCATATTCAAAGTTGAGAACCAGGAAAAATGCCCAAGTAAGAAAAACATCAGAGAAATGTGCAACCCttccaacaaaaatttagttttacaGCATACAAAGGAAGTGTTCTTACCAATGAAGCTTCATAGctaaacatatataaataagatagATTAAGCGGTCACTGACTCCAACTAAGTTCAAGGGAAATTTCAACAGAACAGATTATAAGCTTACCGGGTGGCGAAAACTACAGGCTGCATTCAAGCAGTTTCCCGCCAGCCAGTAGTAACAATCTCTTGGGTTCAGCCTAGCAATCTCGCTGTGCCGATACTCGCAATCAAACCCCTGAAAGGAAGTAGTTTTTACTCGTtcgaatcaaaataaaaatttgaaacatgCAAAAAGCAAACATAAACACGAAAACCAGACTCCACATTAGAATCGAGAAATCTCATGATCA
This sequence is a window from Cucurbita pepo subsp. pepo cultivar mu-cu-16 chromosome LG04, ASM280686v2, whole genome shotgun sequence. Protein-coding genes within it:
- the LOC111793347 gene encoding uncharacterized protein At1g15400-like, yielding MTGLQRSAVSFRRQGSSGLVWDDRFYSGELKPTKRHYEEHLQPDVVSLSKELRTCRSVGSTATSEGTRSSTVHRMEVISPSPTPSMGDPSSPKFTGCGFCGVFGRPIGGSRHQKSNKH
- the LOC111793472 gene encoding zinc finger CCCH domain-containing protein 32-like isoform X2, translating into MGEEFRKRNTDCVYFLASPLTCKKGFDCEYRHSEIARLNPRDCYYWLAGNCLNAACSFRHPPMDGAAGKVFESSQSSVPVNKTNIPCYFYFNGFCSKGDTCTFLHGNDIPVAARSTKIGNTSSSEDKTASSHKNGLASTDADAFLHPSKKVVGPTIEGTFRESLSHPSAENVSIRSACAKISLPECEKVAVDEPVSLPLTEGSKYSRSHVHVVADQSYEEPMMDSSEDENPLESSTGFDVVVGHESENLDSDDDSEYLLSTNLEQRELDTELCRDDDEDYIAYEPMHSDLELLYEREMHSYDHLERNSVLSNDRNVISCSRGKLIKSLFTRKRKLTLMNIDSEEWNRTDLRSYLQRDGVSGNGSIIGLSRRRNGMSRRTSRNFAKPWKDGLYHPTLGRRLPLHVGKVSGESLSENLTFSNSISGYRSFRHSRQYKPCRYYDGYRLARRQHPLSNISRRPVSREPVPRDHGFNLKSVPFKGPKTLSQIKDEKRKVEENRGLSMKKRHSIGCASSSADFRGPKPLSDILKDKRKVEKLVKEIIS
- the LOC111793472 gene encoding zinc finger CCCH domain-containing protein 32-like isoform X1, producing MGEEFRKRNTDCVYFLASPLTCKKVCFCCLNNGFDCEYRHSEIARLNPRDCYYWLAGNCLNAACSFRHPPMDGAAGKVFESSQSSVPVNKTNIPCYFYFNGFCSKGDTCTFLHGNDIPVAARSTKIGNTSSSEDKTASSHKNGLASTDADAFLHPSKKVVGPTIEGTFRESLSHPSAENVSIRSACAKISLPECEKVAVDEPVSLPLTEGSKYSRSHVHVVADQSYEEPMMDSSEDENPLESSTGFDVVVGHESENLDSDDDSEYLLSTNLEQRELDTELCRDDDEDYIAYEPMHSDLELLYEREMHSYDHLERNSVLSNDRNVISCSRGKLIKSLFTRKRKLTLMNIDSEEWNRTDLRSYLQRDGVSGNGSIIGLSRRRNGMSRRTSRNFAKPWKDGLYHPTLGRRLPLHVGKVSGESLSENLTFSNSISGYRSFRHSRQYKPCRYYDGYRLARRQHPLSNISRRPVSREPVPRDHGFNLKSVPFKGPKTLSQIKDEKRKVEENRGLSMKKRHSIGCASSSADFRGPKPLSDILKDKRKVEKLVKEIIS
- the LOC111793472 gene encoding zinc finger CCCH domain-containing protein 32-like isoform X3, with the protein product MIMRFLDSNGFDCEYRHSEIARLNPRDCYYWLAGNCLNAACSFRHPPMDGAAGKVFESSQSSVPVNKTNIPCYFYFNGFCSKGDTCTFLHGNDIPVAARSTKIGNTSSSEDKTASSHKNGLASTDADAFLHPSKKVVGPTIEGTFRESLSHPSAENVSIRSACAKISLPECEKVAVDEPVSLPLTEGSKYSRSHVHVVADQSYEEPMMDSSEDENPLESSTGFDVVVGHESENLDSDDDSEYLLSTNLEQRELDTELCRDDDEDYIAYEPMHSDLELLYEREMHSYDHLERNSVLSNDRNVISCSRGKLIKSLFTRKRKLTLMNIDSEEWNRTDLRSYLQRDGVSGNGSIIGLSRRRNGMSRRTSRNFAKPWKDGLYHPTLGRRLPLHVGKVSGESLSENLTFSNSISGYRSFRHSRQYKPCRYYDGYRLARRQHPLSNISRRPVSREPVPRDHGFNLKSVPFKGPKTLSQIKDEKRKVEENRGLSMKKRHSIGCASSSADFRGPKPLSDILKDKRKVEKLVKEIIS